Proteins from one Juglans microcarpa x Juglans regia isolate MS1-56 chromosome 1S, Jm3101_v1.0, whole genome shotgun sequence genomic window:
- the LOC121246750 gene encoding chromatin structure-remodeling complex protein SYD isoform X2, with translation MAASHNVEMEAAKFLQKLIQESKDEPAKLATKLYVILQHMKSSGKEHSMPYQVISRAMETVIDQHGLDIEALKLSRLPLTSGNQMGDSTSAQFAGSSQPGGVAKDSKVGLAENEMSKVDPFTSNRPPVGPSSAGHDYYQGSVAHRNSQSFDHESPCSLDSRSANSKSQERQQRDGKKVTTKRKRGDTSLQVEQNIDNKLDTRNAVVNPRKGKMNKVEPPASLSVKGGENTNFNVVPSSGQMEHFASLSGNMRPTLRAKQEGQHMIEKQMESANISNSMRFSSNVAPGNMTAEIPTQQSTAPSLGTSAFGKVQGGMPVASSSYPAVDPGFSSPMQFSGSLGPGVGSSNISVDANKSGRQNSVSEMSMLRGGATRDTGKAPLPHAPMASGMPFREQQLKQLRAQCLVFLAFRNGLLPKKLHLEIALGNFFPKEGGNTDGPCKELIDHKGKAQSLNEPSSNPDVMMPFVRLNTARETDIIPPVASSTGRLMEADSFPKEGESLKVSEDKNGPTSDISVLAEEKKHVIVARKPEAVTHSQEIAASQAYLSMGSQHPDSFDMRGAFAVSNPVEDVEIGHQQVGRANLAASTMGINKHMNPEISSWTGIGIHNEVSRGPLLAPSPQYESMPERKDGVDNDHQTAIQMKDANVMSKKQDEEDQSVFADMSPSPKYTMSEKWIMDQQKKKLLVEQSWALKQQKAKQRIATCFHKLKENVSSSEDISAKTKSVIELKKLQLLDLQRRLRRDFLNDFFKPITTEMDRLKSCKKHKHGRRIKQIEKFEQKMKEERQKRIRERQKEFFSEIEVHKERLDDVFKIRRERWKGFNKYAKEFHKRKERIHREKIDRIQREKINLLKINDVEGYLRMVQDAKSDRVKQLLKETEKYLQKLGSKLQEAKSVAGRFEHDMDEIGTASVVEKSESIFENEDESDQAKHYMESNEKYYLMAHSIKENIAEQPSSLLGGKLREYQMNGLRWLVSLYNNHLNGILADEMGLGKTVQVISLICYLMETKNDRGPFLVVVPSSVLPGWESEINFWAPGVLKIVYAGPPEERRRLFKEKIFHRKFNVLLTTYEYLMNKHDRPKLSKIDWHYIIIDEGHRIKNASCKLNAELKHYQSSHRLLLTGTPLQNNLEELWALLNFLLPNIFNSSEDFSQWFNKPFQSNGDNSPDEALLSEEENLLIINRLHQVLRPFVLRRLKHKVENQLPEKVERLIRCEASAYQKLLMKRVEENLGSIGASKARTVHNSVMELRNICNHPYLSQLHAEEVDNLIPQHYLPPIIRLCGKLEMLDRLLPKLKATDHRVLFFSTMTRLLDVMEEYLNLKQYRYLRLDGHTSGGDRGALIDLFNRQDSPFFIFLLSIRAGGVGVNLQAADTVIIFDTDWNPQVDLQAQARAHRIGQKREVLVLRFETVQTVEEQVRAAAEHKLGVANQSITAGFFDNNTSAEDRREYLESLLRECKKEEAAPVLDDDALNDIIARSESEIDVFESVDKQRREQEMATWKKLVCGQGMDASDPLPLPPARLVTDDDLKEFCEAMKIFEVPQAGVVSNVGVKRKSGYLGGLDTQHYGRGKRAREVRSYEEQWTEEEFEKICKVDSPESPKPNEEGMQTKFAIDSSRSVGAVISFEPHAPTPLPPPPPSGEPPILQQSKEVTLPSKRGRGRPKRATLDKSPVAMVPLAPPGPVEMTNTISGSDLLPGSTIGEGTSGTMHHIGVGITPSSQPATVLPPVTPGSEPTVASPSVSIQVKGQGRKTQSGVETPRRRGKKPGLVTPAVPDGLVGPDPRLNEQSQIQALNPSGSQAIAMSGNISDHTSDSLPGSAALTCSAGTDQHSDVGIALNSQAIPPLPSASLVSQSTPPCPSVPMQIRAQSQKTPSGVGVPRRRGRKPAMVSPAVSGVLAGQDSKPNAHSQDKSGYSELIKKENNAHETTTVVQEQTCHPPDGVSGQDKKLIEQLDNFAQAKQITGSSTMQENAARLPGNASGKTQNTGVCEKQPVPVEVLSENVLSKPKLSELWNSPGGVVPSVTLSSNTVVETIKSYSSEDKSHPVVSASNAAAPVFGLPADSFSSSPSMEGLSMTVPNVAAKIAPNPESTASYAYVAPASQSIPPCPSEPMQNKRQGRKTPARVEATRRRGKKHSLAAPAVPDGSLSQDQKSSLQSQNRSGDSMGTKAISLRGKQGTDVQEPSVVIQAPACEVHSPGGLTVHDPKRKERSANATPNKQPTSSSAKLDSGSGTSDKTSALGRIQTANVNDVARVMKEVFSGTCSPKTRIVESFGSEGRDPPKLAVSSKTSVEVTKIERSEDKACSALPTMEKTPPAFVEEQLATKGEGKVDEDKASVVSESLVPMTNGDQPQNNYASVSIGEVEDSGQLSNENSTSPNKTESICAAPLNAGQKNVDACPRTPQDSDLPGFSTGASSDQVYSSSICPVEVEPPVAFDNDSTEKPGSSDDINCPEGLGVLGKSDDVGDHLRGTSPILETPDNSGLVVAADVVETEIDSGNKTESAVEESSPCDVRSIEYTTSPITADDIGDHSSVVEHPGVTKGNSENNVDPSPKESPKSSPLDIKSLQGSTQLPLSREYSDVNNFNVSVSDKFNLPSVEAKATECSGGAIVEGLELPQKDINAGDVQEPVGTASGYGTPKSDQTPSDKGQTGVPCGVGEEGEVRLETVHSVVASANANDAPLLPEIQSSGADCAGICNMEVDLTEGLSEQDPISTLALPEDSECPEAEMSDATDASQVCEIFPERNISGNSDLPSSFLVTEGKEVDTYMSPLGSSFAVEDSKRSKPTMDDQMNVPLVCGTAPVSILEDMDLPQCSSATEGKNTESSSEKGPVGSIMAMEESIVSKPERDDQTDAFLDHEPVAGNVLESVDLPICPSAAESENVDGLSEMGPVGSSETVNVSKELEAEEAQQIDVSEHSGLLLASISEHVILPSVPLEEEDKKISFDKDPVTSSVPLEESDGSEAEMGDQMEASQACLIVPENTVSENMDLPSSSLRTEKEETEGLTEKGPVSSLEESFCPEAEMCGRDGASQVCGTLPQENISENIDLPSSTMVEEKKVEDSNMRSVGRSAALEEKKVEDSNMCSVGSSAALEESKGYKAEMDDQIMVSQDCGIVPGKASENMDLPHSPSATEVGNIEGLSEKGPVGSLVAGEESNDRMNVSQVPGIVHGENISEDNNLASFSKVTEEEKVEDSSDMAPVASSVAQEETNRSEAQVCEIVQGENMSEDIHLPSSSMVRERENIENSETAPFSRSVGVEESKLSEAVVCGLVPENVSRNLDLPQSISAAEGENTEDLSEKGPIGSLVATGEKNDSKLDMVDEMDASPVDETVPENVSKNLGLPQSIAAAEGEDNEGLSEKGPIGSLVATEETNDSKPDAVDEMDASPVDETVPENVSKNLGLSQSIAAAEGEDNEGLSEKGPIGSLVATEETSDSKPDAVDEMDASPVDKTVSGNVLKNLGLSQSIAAAEGENNEGLSEKGPIGSLVATEETNDSKPDAVDEMDASPVHKTVPDNVSANMDLPVCSSAAESEKVENSSEKAPADSLEEVDLNSSEKAPADSSEEVDKSKFSKADGV, from the exons ATGGCAGCTTCACATAATGTCGAGATGGAGGCTGCCAAGTTTCTTCAGAAACTTATTCAAGAATCTAAAGATGAACCTGCAAAATTGGCTACAAAACTTTATGTG ATATTGCAACATATGAAATCTAGTGGCAAGGAACATTCAATGCCATATCAAGTAATATCAAG ggccATGGAGACTGTTATTGATCAACATGGCCTTGACATTGAAGCTTTGAAGCTATCACGCCTTCCTTTGACCAGTGGTAATCAAATGGGTGATTCAACATCTGCTCAGTTTGCTG GGTCATCACAACCAGGCGGGGTTGCAAAAGATTCAAAAGTGGGCTTGGCCGAAAATGAGATGTCTAAAGTTGACCCATTTACTTCAAACAGGCCACCTGTTGGCCCAAGCAGTGCAGGACATGATTATTATCAAGGATCTGTGGCTCATCGGAATAGTCAGTCTTTTGATCATGAAAGCCCATGTAGTTTGGATTCTAGGTCTGCCAACTCAAAATCACAAGAAAGGCAGCAGAGAGATGGTAAAAAAGTCACCACAAAGAGGAAGAGGGGAGATACATCATTACAAGTGGAACAGAATATTGATAACAAACTTGATACTCGAAATGCTGTTGTCAATCCAAGGAAGGGGAAGATGAACAAGGTTGAACCACCTGCGAGTCTTTCAGTTAAAGGGGGTGAGAATACCAACTTTAATGTGGTTCCAAGTAGTGGCCAAATGGAACATTTTGCATCTTTGTCTGGTAACATGAGACCAACGCTTAGAGCCAAGCAAGAGGGCCAGCATATGATAGAAAAGCAGATGGAGTCGGCAAATATAAGCAATTCAATGCGGTTTTCTTCTAATGTTGCTCCTGGTAATATGACAGCAGAGATTCCGACACAGCAGTCAACAGCTCCGTCTCTTGGAACAA GTGCTTTTGGAAAGGTTCAGGGAGGGATGCCTGTTGCCTCTAGCTCTTATCCGGCAGTAGACCCAGGATTCTCAAGTCCAATGCAATTCAGTGGTTCTTTGGGGCCTGGAGTAGGAAGTTCTAACATATCAGTCGATGCGAACAAG AGTGGCAGGCAAAACAGTGTTTCTGAAATGAGTATGCTTAGGGGTGGGGCTACTAGAGATACAGGGAAAGCTCCACTTCCCCATGCTCCCATGGCCTCTGGCATGCCTTTCAGAGAACAACAGTTGAAACAGCTTAGAGCCCAGTGCCTTGTCTTTTTAGCATTCAG AAATGGTTTGTTGCCAAAGAAGCTGCATCTTGAAATTGCACTTGGAAATTTCTTCCCTAAAGAAG GTGGCAATACAGATGGACCTTGCAAGGAGCTGATTGACCATAAAGGGAAAGCTCAGTCTTTGAATGAGCCAAGTAGCAATCCTGATGTTATGATGCCGTTTGTAAGGCTCAACACAGCAAGGGAAACTGATATAATCCCTCCAGTTGCCTCATCTACTGGAAGACTCATGGAGGCTGACTCCTTCCCAAAAGAAGGTGAGAGTCTAAAAGTGTCAGAGGACAAAAATGGTCCAACTTCTGACATTTCTGTACTTGCAGAGGAAAAGAAACATGTTATAGTTGCGAGAAAACCTGAGGCTGTAACACATAGTCAGGAAATAGCAGCTTCACAGGCATATCTAAGCATGGGATCACAGCACCCAGATTCTTTCGATATGAGGGGGGCATTTGCTGTTAGTAATCCTGTGGAAGATGTTGAGATTGGCCATCAGCAAGTTGGAAGAGCTAACCTAGCTGCTTCTACAATGGGCATCAATAAGCATATGAACCCAGAGATAAGTAGCTGGACTGGAATTGGCATTCATAATGAAGTTTCTAGAGGTCCCTTACTGGCCCCTTCTCCTCAGTATGAATCCATGCCAGAAAGAAAAGATG GAGTTGACAACGATCATCAAACTGCAATTCAAATGAAGGATGCCAATGTGATGTCAAAAA AACAAGATGAGGAAGATCAGTCAGTATTTGCTGATATGTCACCTTCTCCGAAGTACACCATGTCAGAAAAATGGATTATGGATCAGCAGAAAAAGAAACTCCTAGTTGAGCAAAGTTGGGCACTGAAACAGCAAAAGGCAAAGCAAAGAATTGCCActtgttttcacaaattaaag GAAAACGTGAGCTCATCTGAAGATATATCTGCAAAAACCAAAAGTGTCATAGAACTGAAAAAACTGCAACTGCTGGATCTTCAACGCCGTCTCAGGAG GGATTTTCTGAATGATTTCTTCAAACCAATTACAACTGAAATGGATCGCTTGAAATCGTGTAAGAAACATAAACATGGTAGGAGgataaaacaaattgaaaagtttGAGCAGAAAATGAAGGAAGAGCGACAAAAGAGAATTCGTGAGAGGCAAAAGGAGTTCTTCAGTGAGATTGAAGTTCACAA GGAAAGACTCGATGATGTATTCAAAATTAGGAGAGAACGTTGGAAAGGTTTTAATAAGTATGCGAAGGAGTTCCATAAAAGAAAGGAACGCATTCATCGGGAAAAGATTGATAGAATCCAGCGTGAAAAGATTAACTTATTGAAGATCAATGATGTGGAGGGTTATCTGCGAATGGTGCAG GATGCCAAATCAGATCGTGTTAAGCAACTTCTCAAGGAGACGGAGAAGTATCTTCAAAAGCTTGGATCCAAGCTGCAGGAGGCTAAGTCTGTGGCAGGACGCTTTGAGCATGATATGGATGAGATAGGAACTGCAAGTGTTGTTGAGAAGAGtgaaagtatttttgaaaatgaagacGAAAGTGATCAAGCAAAG CATTATATGGAAAGCAATGAGAAGTACTATTTGATGGCTCATAG TATAAAAGAGAACATTGCCGAGCAGCCATCTTCCCTTCTGGGAGGAAAACTGAGGGA GTATCAAATGAATGGACTAAGGTGGTTGGTTTCACTTTACAACAACCATTTGAATGGAATTCTTGCTGATGAAATGGGCCTCGGTAAAACTGTTCAG GTTATTTCTCTAATATGTTACCTCATGGAAACCAAAAATGATAGAGGGCCTTTTCTTGTGGTGGTTCCTTCTTCAGTTCTACCTGGATGGGAGTCAGAAATCAACTTCTGGGCCCCTGGTGTACTCAAAATCGTCTATGCTGGGCCTCCTGAGGAGCGGCGTAGACTATTTAA GGAAAAAATTTTTCATCGGAAATTCAATGTCCTTTTGACAACATATGAGTATCTGATGAATAAGCATGATAGACCAAAACTAAGTAAAATAGATTGgcattatattataattgatgaGGGTCACCGCATAAAGAATGCTTCTTGTAAATTGAATGCTGAATTGAAGCACTATCAGAGCTCTCACCGATTGCTGTTAACTGGAACTCCACTACAG AACAATCTTGAGGAATTGTGGGCACTACTTAATTTCTTGTTGcctaatatttttaattcttcgGAGGACTTTTCTCAATGGTTCAACAAACCGTTTCAGAGTAATGGTGATAATTCGCCTGATGAA GCCTTACTGTCTGAGGAGGAGAATCTTTTGATCATAAACCGACTTCACCAAGTACTTCGGCCATTTGTACTTCGGAGGCTGAAACACAAG GTTGAAAATCAGCTGCCTGAAAAGGTTGAGAGACTTATAAGATGTGAGGCCTCTGCATATCAGAAGCTTTTGATGAAGAGAGTCGAAGAAAATCTTGGTTCTATTGGAGCTTCAAAG GCTCGAACTGTCCACAACTCTGTTATGGAGCTCCGCAATATATGCAATCATCCATATCTCAGTCAGCTTCATGCAGAGGAG GTTGATAATTTAATACCTCAGCATTATCTGCCACCGATTATTAGACTGTGTGGGAAGCTTGAGATGCTTGATCGGTTACTACCCAAACTTAAAGCAACAGATCATCGG gttcttttcttttccacaaTGACTAGGCTGCTTGATGTCATGGAGGAATATCTTAATTTGAAACAATATCGGTACCTTCGATTGGATGGGCATACATCTGGGGGTGATCGCGGTGCCCTTATAGATCTGTTCAACCGACAGGATTcgcccttttttatttttctgctcaG TATTCGAGCTGGTGGTGTTGGAGTGAATCTTCAAGCTGCTGATACTGTGATTATATTCGACACCGACTGGAATCCACAG GTTGATCTGCAAGCGCAGGCAAGGGCTCATAGAATTGGCCAGAAGAGAGAGGTGCTTGTTCTTCGATTTGAAACT gTCCAAACCGTTGAAGAACAAGTAAGAGCTGCAGCTGAGCACAAACTGGGAGTTGCGAATCAAAGCATTACTGCTGGTTTCTTTGACAATAATACAAG TGCTGAAGATCGGAGAGAGTACTTGGAGTCCCTCCTGCGGGAGTGTAAGAAAGAGGAAGCTGCACCTGTACTAGATGATGATGCCCTAAATGATATCATAGCCCGCAG TGAATCAGAGATTGATGTATTTGAATCAGTTGACAAACAAAGGCGGGAGCAAGAGAtg GCGACATGGAAGAAATTGGTATGTGGACAGGGGATGGATGCTTCTGATCCTTTACCTCTCCCACCTGCTCGCCTTGTTACAGATGACGACTTGAAAGAATTTTGTGAAGCAATGAAGATATTTGAAGTGCCACAGGCTGGGGTAGTATCTAACGTCGGGGTAAAGCGGAAGAGTGGTTATCTTGGAGGCCTTGATACTCAACATTATGGACGGGGCAAACGGGCTAGAGAG GTGCGTTCTTATGAAGAGCAATGGACTGAAGAGGAATTTGAGAAGATTTGTAAGGTCGACTCCCCTGAATCTCCCAAACCAAACGAAGAAGGGATGCAGACAAAGTTTGCAATAGATTCTAGTAGGTCTGTGGGGGCTGTTATTAGCTTTGAACCTCATGCTCCAACCCCACTGCCCCCCCCACCACCATCTGGGGAGCCTCCCATTTTGCAGCAGAGCAAAGAGGTAACACTGCCTTCAAAACGGGGCCGAGGAAGGCCGAAAAGAGCAACATTGGATAAGTCGCCAGTTGCCATGGTTCCTTTAGCACCTCCTGGGCCTGTCGAAATGACGAATACAATATCTGGTTCTGATTTGTTACCTGGTTCTACTATAGGGGAGGGTACAAGTGGAACCATGCATCATATTGGTGTAGGGATTACACCTAGCTCTCAGCCTGCCACTGTTTTACCTCCTGTTACTCCTGGCTCTGAACCAACTGTTGCTTCCCCTTCTGTATCCATTCAAGTAAAAGGACAAGGTCGGAAAACTCAAAGTGGAGTCGAAACCCCCCGGCGTAGGGGAAAGAAACCAGGGCTGGTAACACCTGCTGTGCCTGATGGTTTAGTTGGTCCTGATCCAAGACTAAATGAGCAATCACAAATTCAAGCCCTAAATCCATCTGGGAGTCAAGCCATTGCCATGAGTGGAAATATATCTGACCATACTTCAGATTCTTTGCCTGGTTCTGCTGCCTTAACATGTTCCGCTGGAACTGATCAGCATTCTGATGTGGGGATTGCTTTGAATTCTCAGGCAATCCCCCCTTTGCCTTCTGCTTCTTTGGTTTCTCAATCCACCCCACCTTGTCCTTCTGTACCCATGCAAATTAGAGCTCAAAGCCAAAAGACGCCAAGTGGAGTAGGAGTGCCTCGGCGTAGGGGGAGGAAACCGGCAATGGTTTCACCTGCAGTTTCAGGTGTGTTGGCTGGCCAGGATTCAAAACCAAATGCACATTCACAGGATAAATCTGGTTATTCAGAGCTTATTAAGAAAGAGAATAATGCTCATGAAACGACAACTGTTGTCCAGgagcaaacatgtcatccaccTGATGGTGTTTCTGGTCaggataaaaaattaattgaacaGCTGGATAATTTTGCCCAAGCCAAGCAGATAACAGGTTCATCAACAATGCAAGAAAATGCTGCCAGATTGCCAG GGAATGCCTCAGGGAAAACTCAAAATACTGGTGTGTGTGAGAAGCAACCCGTGCCAGTTGAGGTTTTGTCTGAAAATGTTTTGTCAAAACCGAAACTTAGTGAGCTTTGGAATAGCCCAGGTGGGGTTGTTCCAAGTGTAACTCTATCAAGTAATACTGTTGTTGAGACGATAAAAAGCTATAGTTCAGAGGATAAAAGCCATCCGGTGGTGTCAGCTTCGAATGCTGCAGCTCCAGTTTTTGGTCTTCCAGCTGATTCCTTCTCTAGCTCTCCTTCCATGGAAGGCCTCAGTATGACAGTGCCTAATGTTGCTGCCAAGATTGCTCCTAATCCTGAGTCAACTGCTTCTTATGCTTATGTTGCCCCAGCCTCTCAATCTATCCCTCCTTGCCCTTCTGAACCTATGCAAAACAAAAGGCAAGGTCGTAAGACTCCAGCCAGAGTAGAGGCAACCCGGCGTAGAGGAAAGAAACATTCTCTAGCAGCACCTGCTGTTCCTGATGGTTCGCTTAGTCAGGATCAAAAATCAAGTCTGCAATCACAGAATAGATCTGGGGATTCGATGGGGACTAAAGCCATTTCCCTGAGAGGTAAGCAGGGAACTGATGTGCAGGAACCAAGCGTTGTTATTCAAGCTCCAGCATGTGAAGTCCATTCACCTGGAGGTTTAACTGTTCATgatccaaaaagaaaagagcgATCAGCCAATGCTACCCCAAATAAGCAGCCAACCAGCTCATCAGCAAAGCTTGACAGTGGTTCTGGGACTTCAGATAAGACGTCTGCTTTAGGTCGAATTCAGACTGCTAATGTGAATGATGTTGCTCGTGTGATGAAGGAGGTTTTTTCAGGAACTTGCTCTCCAAAAACTCGAATTGTTGAGTCATTTGGAAGTGAAGGGAGGGATCCCCCAAAATTAGCTGTATCAAGTAAAACCTCAGTGGAGGTAACCAAAATTGAGAGGTCGGAGGATAAAGCATGTTCAGCTTTGCCAACCATGGAAAAAACACCTCCAGCTTTTGTTGAAGAGCAATTGGCGACTAAAGGTGAGGGGAAAGTCGACGAAGACAAGGCTTCTGTTGTGAGTGAGAGCCTTGTTCCCATGACCAATGGAGACCAACCTCAGAACAATTATGCTTCTGTCTCCATTGGTGAGGTGGAAGATTCAGGACAGCTTTCTAATGAAAACTCAACTTCGCCAAATAAAACAGAGAGCATTTGTGCGGCTCCTCTCAATGCTGGCCAAAAGAATGTTGATGCTTGCCCGAGAACACCTCAGGATAGTGATCTTCCTGGATTTAGCACTGGGGCCTCTAGCGATCAGGTGTATTCATCTTCGATATGTCCAGTAGAGGTGGAGCCTCCTGTTGCATTTGATAATGATTCTACTGAAAAACCAGGGTCTTCTGATGATATTAACTGCCCCGAAGGTCTTGGAGTTTTAGGAAAATCTGATGATGTTGGTGATCATCTTAGAGGCACCTCACCTATTTTGGAAACTCCAGATAACTCCGGCTTAGTAGTGGCTGCTGATGTGGTTGAGACTGAGATTGATTCTGGGAACAAAACTGAGAGTGCTGTTGAAGAATCTTCTCCTTGTGATGTCAGAAGCATTGAGTATACCACGAGTCCCATAACAGCTGATGATATTGGTGATCATTCCAGTGTGGTGGAGCATCCTGGTGTAACCAAGGGTAATTCTGAAAACAATGTAGACCCTTCTCCAAAAGAGTCTCCCAAATCTTCTCCTCTAGACATTAAAAGTCTTCAAGGTTCCACACAACTTCCTTTAAGTCGAGAATATTCCGACGTTAATAATTTTAATGTGAGTGTTTCTGATAAGTTCAACTTGCCTTCTGTTGAAGCTAAAGCTACCGAATGCTCTGGTGGAGCTATTGTAGAGGGCTTGGAACTTCCCCAAAAAGATATTAATGCTGGAGATGTTCAGGAACCAGTTGGCACTGCATCAGGTTATGGTACTCCAAAATCAGATCAGACTCCCTCTGACAAGGGTCAAACAGGTGTTCCATGTGGTGTTGGTGAAGAAGGGGAAGTTAGGTTGGAGACTGTGCACTCAGTGGTTGCATCTGCTAATGCTAATGATGCTCCGTTGCTGCCAGAAATTCAAAGTTCTGGGGCTGACTGTGCTGGGATTTGCAATATGGAAGTGGACCTAACTGAGGGTTTGTCTGAGCAGGATCCAATTAGCACCTTAGCACTACCGGAGGATTCGGAATGTCCTGAAGCTGAGATGAGTGATGCAACTGACGCATCTCAG GTTTGTGAGATTTTTCCAGAAAGAAACATATCAGGAAACAGTGATCTGCCTTCATCATTCTTGGTGACCGAGGGAAAGGAGGTTGACACCTATATGAGTCCACTTGGCAGCTCATTTGCTGTGGAGGATTCGAAACGATCCAAACCTACAATGGATGATCAAATGAATGTTCCTCTGGTTTGTGGGACTGCACCGGTGAGCATTTTAGAAGACATGGATCTGCCTCAATGTTCCTCAGCTACAGAGGGTAAAAATACTGAGAGCTCATCTGAGAAGGGTCCAGTTGGTAGCATAATGGCAATGGAAGAATCAATTGTTTCTAAACCTGAAAGGGATGATCAAACAGATGCTTTTTTGGATCATGAACCTGTGGCAGGTAACGTTTTAGAAAGTGTGGATCTGCCTATATGTCCATCAGCAGCCGAGAGTGAAAATGTTGATGGTTTATCAGAGATGGGTCCTGTTGGCAGCTCAGAAACAGTGAATGTATCAAAAGAGTTGGAAGCTGAAGAGGCTCAACAAATAGATGTTTCTGAGCACAGTGGGCTTCTACTTGCAAGTATATCAGAACATGTGATTCTGCCTTCTGTTCCCTTGGAGGAAGAGGACAAAAAGATCAGCTTTGACAAGGATCCAGTTACTAGCTCGGTTCCACTGGAGGAAAGTGATGGTTCTGAAGCTGAAATGGGTGATCAAATGGAGGCATCACAGGCTTGTCTGATTGTTCCAGAAAATACTGTGTCAGAAAACATGGATTTGCCTTCATCTTCTTTAAGAACAGAGAAAGAGGAAACTGAGGGTTTGACTGAGAAGGGTCCAGTTAGCAGCCTGGAAGAATCATTTTGTCCTGAAGCTGAGATGTGTGGTAGAGATGGTGCATCTCAG GTTTGTGGGACTTTGCCACAAGAAAATATATCAGAAAACATTGATCTGCCTTCATCAACCATGGTGGAGGAGAAAAAGGTTGAGGACTCCAATATGCGTTCAGTTGGTAGATCAGCAGCCCTGGAGGAGAAAAAGGTTGAGGACTCCAATATGTGTTCAGTTGGTAGTTCAGCAGCCCTGGAGGAATCAAAAGGATACAAAGCCGAAATGGATGATCAAATTATGGTTTCTCAGGATTGTGGCATTGTGCCAGGAAAAGCTTCAGAAAACATGGATCTGCCTCATAGTCCCTCTGCAACAGAAGTTGGAAATATTGAGGGCTTATCTGAGAAGGGTCCAGTTGGCAGCTTAGTAGCAGGGGAGGAATCAAATGACCGGATGAATGTATCCCAGGTTCCTGGGATTGTGCatggagaaaatatttctgAAGACAATAATCTGGCTTCATTTTCCAAAGTGACTGAGGAAGAAAAGGTTGAGGACTCCTCTGATATGGCTCCAGTTGCCAGCTCAGTGGCACAGGAGGAAACAAACAGATCTGAAGCTCAGGTTTGTGAGATTGTGCAAGGGGAAAATATGTCAGAAGACATTCATCTGCCTTCGTCTTCCATGGTGcgtgagagagaaaatattgagaaCTCAGAAACAGCTCCATTTTCCCGCTCAGTGGGAGTGGAGGAATCAAAATTGTCTGAGGCTGTGGTCTGTGGGCTTGTGCCAGAAAATGTTTCAAGAAATTTGGATCTGCCTCAAAGTATCTCAGCAGCAGAGGGTGAAAATACTGAGGACTTATCTGAGAAGGGTCCAATTGGCAGCTTAGTAGCAACTGGGGAAAAAAATGATTCTAAACTTGACATGGTTGATGAAATGGATGCTTCACCGGTTGATGAAACTGTGCCAgaaaatgtttcaaaaaatttGGGTCTGCCTCAAAGTATCGCAGCAGCAGAGGGTGAAGATAACGAGGGCTTGTCTGAGAAGGGTCCAATTGGCAGCTTGGTAGCAACTGAGGAAACAAATGATTCTAAACCTGACGCAGTCGATGAAATGGATGCTTCCCCGGTTGATGAAACTGTGCCAgaaaatgtttcaaaaaatttGGGTCTGTCTCAAAGTATCGCAGCAGCAGAGGGTGAAGATAACGAGGGCTTGTCTGAGAAGGGTCCAATTGGCAGCTTGGTAGCAACTGAGGAAACAAGTGATTCTAAACCTGACGCGGTCGATGAAATGGATGCTTCGCCGGTTGATAAAACTGTGTCaggaaatgttttaaaaaatttgggtCTGTCTCAAAGTATCGCAGCAGCAGAGGGTGAAAATAACGAGGGCTTGTCTGAGAAGGGTCCAATTGGCAGCTTGGTAGCAACTGAGGAAACAAATGATTCTAAACCTGATGCAGTTGATGAAATGGATGCTTCACCGGTTCATAAAACTGTGCCAGACAATGTTTCAGCGAACATGGATTTGCCTGTGTGTTCATCAGCTGCAGAAAGTGAAAAAGTTGAGAACTCATCCGAAAAG GCTCCGGCCGATAGCTTAGAAGAAGTGGATCTCAACTCATCCGAGAAGGCTCCGGCCGATAGCTCAGAAGAAGTGGATAAGTCAAAATTTTCCAAAGCTGATGGGGTATAA